One window of the Eucalyptus grandis isolate ANBG69807.140 chromosome 8, ASM1654582v1, whole genome shotgun sequence genome contains the following:
- the LOC104438135 gene encoding 12-oxophytodienoate reductase 3 isoform X1: MATHEMGTNLFTPCKMGKFDLTHRVVMAPMTRCRAVDDTPLPAHAEYYAQRASEGGLLIAEGTAISNTGTAFPGSPGIYTEEQVEAWKKVADAVHSKGGIIFCQEFHAGRASNRVYQPGGAAPISSTNQSISDKWKIHMPDRSLDVYHKPRALQTHEVWQVIEQHRLAAKNAIRAGFDGVEVHAAHGFLIDQFLKDSINDRTDEFGGSIENRCRFLMEIIKMVVGEIGADRTGVRISPIVDYNDATDSDPLGLGLAIIERLNKFQDELGSKLAYLHVTRPRFMAAPTEEEGEDEEARLMRAWRKAYQGTFMSTGGFTRELGMKALVDGDADLILYGRLFISNPDLVHRFKVDAPLNSYDRETFYIQDPVVGYIDYPFLDQKNKEAAH; the protein is encoded by the exons ATGGCTACGCACGAAATGGGCACGAACCTCTTCACTCCATGCAAGATGGGCAAGTTTGATCTGACTCACAG GGTGGTGATGGCACCCATGACGAGATGTAGAGCGGTCGATGATACTCCGTTGCCGGCTCATGCGGAGTACTACGCACAAAGGGCAAGCGAGGGCGGTCTTCTCATCGCAGAAGGCACCGCCATCTCCAACACGGGCACCGC GTTTCCGGGTAGTCCTGGGATTTACACTGAAGAGCAAGTCGAAGCGTGGAAGAAGGTGGCGGATGCTGTTCATTCCAAAGGCGGCATCATTTTCTGTCAAGAGTTTCACGCTGGTCGCGCCTCCAATCGTG TTTATCAACCTGGGGGAGCCGCACCAATTTCGTCTACAAATCAATCTATTTCCGATAAATGGAAAATCCACATGCCCGATAGGAGTCTTGATGTTTATCACAAACCAAGAGCCCTCCAAACACATGAAGTATGGCAGGTTATCGAGCAACATCGACTAGCAGCTAAAAATGCCATTCGAGCAG GTTTCGATGGGGTTGAGGTCCATGCAGCACATGGCTTCCTCATTGATCAATTCCTAAAGGACTCGATCAATGATAGAACGGATGAATTTGGCGGATCGATTGAGAACAGATGTAGATTCTTGATGGAGATTATCAAAAtggttgttggagaaattgGCGCTGATCGAACGGGAGTTCGAATTTCACCGATAGTCGACTATAATGATGCCACGGACTCCGATCCGCTCGGTTTAGGCCTAGCAATCATTGAGAGACTAAACAAGTTTCAAGACGAGTTAGGCTCCAAACTGGCCTATCTCCATGTGACTCGGCCTCGATTCATGGCTGCTCCCACAGAAGAAGAAGGCGAGGACGAAGAGGCTCGATTGATGAGAGCCTGGAGGAAAGCTTATCAAGGTACTTTCATGTCGACTGGTGGTTTCACTCGAGAGCTCGGGATGAAGGCTCTGGTTGATGGAGACGCAGACTTGATATTGTATGGTCGGCTCTTCATCTCTAACCCCGATTTGGTTCACCGGTTCAAGGTTGATGCACCATTGAACAGTTACGACAGAGAAACATTTTATATTCAAGATCCAGTTGTCGGTTACATAGATTACCCATTTCTTGACCAGAAAAATAAGGAAGCGGCACATTAG
- the LOC104438135 gene encoding 12-oxophytodienoate reductase 3 isoform X2, translating into MATHEMGTNLFTPCKMGKFDLTHRVVMAPMTRCRAVDDTPLPAHAEYYAQRASEGGLLIAEGTAISNTGTAFPGSPGIYTEEQVEAWKKVADAVHSKGGIIFCQEFHAGRASNLYQPGGAAPISSTNQSISDKWKIHMPDRSLDVYHKPRALQTHEVWQVIEQHRLAAKNAIRAGFDGVEVHAAHGFLIDQFLKDSINDRTDEFGGSIENRCRFLMEIIKMVVGEIGADRTGVRISPIVDYNDATDSDPLGLGLAIIERLNKFQDELGSKLAYLHVTRPRFMAAPTEEEGEDEEARLMRAWRKAYQGTFMSTGGFTRELGMKALVDGDADLILYGRLFISNPDLVHRFKVDAPLNSYDRETFYIQDPVVGYIDYPFLDQKNKEAAH; encoded by the exons ATGGCTACGCACGAAATGGGCACGAACCTCTTCACTCCATGCAAGATGGGCAAGTTTGATCTGACTCACAG GGTGGTGATGGCACCCATGACGAGATGTAGAGCGGTCGATGATACTCCGTTGCCGGCTCATGCGGAGTACTACGCACAAAGGGCAAGCGAGGGCGGTCTTCTCATCGCAGAAGGCACCGCCATCTCCAACACGGGCACCGC GTTTCCGGGTAGTCCTGGGATTTACACTGAAGAGCAAGTCGAAGCGTGGAAGAAGGTGGCGGATGCTGTTCATTCCAAAGGCGGCATCATTTTCTGTCAAGAGTTTCACGCTGGTCGCGCCTCCAATC TTTATCAACCTGGGGGAGCCGCACCAATTTCGTCTACAAATCAATCTATTTCCGATAAATGGAAAATCCACATGCCCGATAGGAGTCTTGATGTTTATCACAAACCAAGAGCCCTCCAAACACATGAAGTATGGCAGGTTATCGAGCAACATCGACTAGCAGCTAAAAATGCCATTCGAGCAG GTTTCGATGGGGTTGAGGTCCATGCAGCACATGGCTTCCTCATTGATCAATTCCTAAAGGACTCGATCAATGATAGAACGGATGAATTTGGCGGATCGATTGAGAACAGATGTAGATTCTTGATGGAGATTATCAAAAtggttgttggagaaattgGCGCTGATCGAACGGGAGTTCGAATTTCACCGATAGTCGACTATAATGATGCCACGGACTCCGATCCGCTCGGTTTAGGCCTAGCAATCATTGAGAGACTAAACAAGTTTCAAGACGAGTTAGGCTCCAAACTGGCCTATCTCCATGTGACTCGGCCTCGATTCATGGCTGCTCCCACAGAAGAAGAAGGCGAGGACGAAGAGGCTCGATTGATGAGAGCCTGGAGGAAAGCTTATCAAGGTACTTTCATGTCGACTGGTGGTTTCACTCGAGAGCTCGGGATGAAGGCTCTGGTTGATGGAGACGCAGACTTGATATTGTATGGTCGGCTCTTCATCTCTAACCCCGATTTGGTTCACCGGTTCAAGGTTGATGCACCATTGAACAGTTACGACAGAGAAACATTTTATATTCAAGATCCAGTTGTCGGTTACATAGATTACCCATTTCTTGACCAGAAAAATAAGGAAGCGGCACATTAG
- the LOC104438134 gene encoding LOW QUALITY PROTEIN: 12-oxophytodienoate reductase 3 (The sequence of the model RefSeq protein was modified relative to this genomic sequence to represent the inferred CDS: inserted 1 base in 1 codon) has product MAANLFTSCQMGKFDLSHRVVLAPMTRCRAINGIPLPVHAEYYAQRTTKGGFLITESTLISDTAAGYVLFAGIYTEEQVEAWKKVVDAVHSKGGIIFCQLWHVGRASNRVYQPDGRALISSTNQSISDKWKIIMPDGTLDVPHKPRALQTHEVWQVIEQYHQAAANAIRAGFGGVEVHGAHGYLIDQFLKDSINDRVDECGGSIENRCRFLMEIIKVVAGEVGTDRAGVRISPAIDHLDAMDSDPLNLGLSVIERLNKFQTEIXLAYLHVTHPRFTLNGTENYVKQEEDEEAQLMRTLRRAYQGTFLLSGGFTRELGMKALAGGDADLISYSRLFISNPDLVYRFKVDAPLNGYNRDTFYTQDPVVGYIDYPFLDQENGEVTH; this is encoded by the exons ATGGCCGCGAACCTCTTCACTTCATGCCAGATGGGCAAGTTCGATCTCTCTCATAGGGTAGTGCTAGCGCCTATGACGAGATGCAGAGCAATCAATGGGATTCCATTGCCGGTGCATGCAGAGTACTATGCACAAAGAACGACCAAGGGTGGTTTTCTCATCACCGAAAGCACCCTCATCTCTGACACGGCCGCTGGGTACGTCCTTTT TGCTGGGATTTACACTGAAGAGCAAGTCGAAGCATGGAAGAAGGTGGTGGATGCTGTTCATTCCAAGGGCGGCATCATCTTCTGTCAACTTTGGCACGTTGGTCGTGCCTCCAACCGTG TTTATCAACCCGATGGACGCGCTCTAATTTCGTCAACAAATCAATCTATCTCTGATAAATGGAAAATCATCATGCCCGACGGGACTCTCGATGTTCCTCACAAACCAAGAGCTCTCCAAACACACGAAGTATGGCAGGTTATTGAGCAATATCACCAAGCAGCTGCAAATGCCATCCGAGCAG GTTTTGGTGGTGTTGAGGTGCATGGAGCACATGGCTATCTCATTGATCAATTCTTAAAGGACTCAATCAATGATAGAGTAGACGAATGTGGGGGATCAATTGAGAATAGATGCAGATTCTTGATGGAGATCATCAAAGTGGTAGCAGGAGAAGTTGGCACTGATCGAGCGGGAGTTAGAATCTCACCAGCGATTGACCACCTGGATGCCATGGACTCCGATCCACTCAATCTAGGCCTATCGGTCATCGAAAGATTGAACAAGTTCCAAACTGAGA GGCTCGCCTATCTCCATGTGACTCATCCTCGATTCACACTCAATGGCACGGAGAATTACGTCAAACaagaggaggatgaagaagctCAATTGATGAGAACTTTGAGGAGAGCTTATCAAGGTACTTTCTTGTTGAGCGGCGGCTTCACGCGAGAGCTCGGGATGAAGGCTTTGGCTGGAGGAGATGCGGACTTGATATCATACAGTCGGCTCTTCATATCTAACCCTGATTTGGTCTACCGATTCAAGGTGGATGCACCATTGAATGGTTACAACAGAGATACATTTTATACTCAAGATCCAGTTGTTGGTTACATAGATTACCCATTTCTTGACCAGGAAAATGGGGAAGTGACACACTAG
- the LOC120286887 gene encoding 12-oxophytodienoate reductase 3-like, producing MATHEMGTNLFTPCKMGKFDLTHRVVMAPMTRCRAVDDTPLPAHAEYYAQRASEGGLLIAEATAISDTGTAFPGSPGIYTEEQVEAWKKVVDAVHSKGGIIFCQEFHAGRASDHVYQPGGAAPISSTNQSISDKWKILMPDRSHDVYHKPRALQTHEVWQVIEQHRLAAKNAIRAGFDGVEVHAAHGYLIDQFLKDSINDRTDEFGGSIENRCRFLMEIIKVVVGEIGADRTGVRISPVVDYNDATDSDPLGLGLAVIERLNKFQDELGSKLAYLHVTRPRFMAAPTEEEGEDEEARLMRAWRRAYQGTFMSTGGFTRELGMKAVADGDADLISYGRLFISNPDLACRFKVDAPLNSYNRETFYIQDPVVGYIDYPFLDQKNKEATH from the exons ATGGCTACGCACGAAATGGGCACGAACCTCTTCACTCCATGCAAGATGGGCAAGTTTGATCTGACTCACAG GGTGGTGATGGCACCCATGACGAGATGTAGAGCGGTCGATGATACTCCGTTGCCGGCTCATGCGGAGTACTACGCACAAAGGGCAAGCGAGGGCGGTCTTCTCATCGCAGAAGCCACTGCCATCTCCGACACGGGCACCGC GTTTCCGGGTAGTCCTGGGATTTACACTGAAGAGCAAGTCGAAGCGTGGAAGAAGGTGGTGGATGCTGTTCATTCCAAAGGCGGCATCATCTTCTGTCAAGAGTTTCACGCTGGTCGCGCCTCCGATCATG TTTATCAACCTGGGGGAGCGGCACCAATTTCGTCGACAAATCAATCTATTTCCGATAAATGGAAAATCCTCATGCCCGACAGGAGTCATGATGTTTATCACAAACCAAGAGCCCTCCAAACACATGAAGTATGGCAAGTTATCGAGCAACATCGACTAGCAGCTAAAAATGCCATTCGAGCAG GCTTCGATGGGGTTGAGGTCCATGCAGCACATGGTTACCTCATCGATCAATTCTTAAAGGACTCTATCAATGATAGAACGGACGAATTTGGCGGATCAATTGAGAACAGATGTAGATTCTTGATGGAGATTATCAAAGTGGTGGTTGGAGAAATTGGTGCCGATCGAACGGGGGTTAGAATTTCGCCGGTAGTCGACTATAATGATGCCACGGACTCCGATCCGCTCGGTTTAGGCCTAGCAGTCATTGAGAGACTAAACAAGTTTCAAGACGAGTTAGGCTCCAAACTAGCCTATCTCCATGTTACTCGGCCTCGATTCATGGCTGCTCCCACAGAAGAAGAAGGCGAGGACGAAGAAGCTCGATTGATGAGAGCCTGGAGGAGAGCTTATCAAGGTACTTTCATGTCGACTGGCGGTTTCACTCGAGAGCTCGGGATGAAGGCTGTGGCTGATGGAGACGCAGACTTGATATCGTATGGTCGGCTCTTCATCTCTAACCCCGATTTGGCCTGCCGGTTCAAGGTTGATGCACCATTGAACAGTTACAATAGAGAAACGTTTTATATTCAAGATCCGGTTGTCGGTTACATAGATTACCCATTTCTTGACCAGAAAAATAAGGAAGCGACACATTAG